A genomic segment from Ptychodera flava strain L36383 chromosome 19, AS_Pfla_20210202, whole genome shotgun sequence encodes:
- the LOC139118133 gene encoding uncharacterized protein, which yields MYRCPVMAVRNLTRWCPRISMLTQTSSRSLGAVSIGQCGVQKLLRNVVYGQFIGIQQFGKRMSTGVRTFQKLTEAKANADIELNVTSEGDVLQVLWPDGQLSRFNSIWLRHNCHCSICKQEHSGQKLFENTQIDQNPTLSEVKIAGEHSDSNKTGFKGERSLSVVESSKYFFHFNVRSNFTLQRTLPSRGQLRFQS from the exons ATGTACCG CTGTCCTGTCATGGCTGTCAGAAATCTCACAAGATGGTGCCCTCGAATTTCAATGCTGACTCAGACATCGTCAAGAAGCCTGGGAGCTGTTAGCATCGGTCAGTGTGGTGTCCAGAAACTGTTAAGAAATGTGGTATATGGGCAGTTTATTGGCATCCAGCAGTTTGGGAAGCGCATGTCCACAGGTGTGcggacatttcaaaaattg ACTGAAGCAAAAGCCAACGCTGACATTGAGCTGAATGTTACCAGTGAGGGTGATGTTTTACAGGTGTTGTGGCCTGATGGCCAATTGAGCAG GTTCAACAGTATTTGGTTGAGGCACAATTGCCACTGTTCGATCTGCAAGCAGGAGCACAGTGGACAGAAGTTGTTTGAAAACACACAGATAGATCAGAATCCAACTCTGTCTGAAGTGAAAATAGCAGGTGAGCATAGTGACAGCAACAAAACTGGATTCAAAGGGGAACGAAGCTTGTCAGTTGTTgagtcatcaaaatatttttttcacttcaatGTTCGTTCCAATTTCACTCTTCA